Proteins encoded in a region of the Pseudomonas sp. PDNC002 genome:
- a CDS encoding TIGR02281 family clan AA aspartic protease, whose product MSDAVPGRRIGKIMMFLAWGAGILLATHYFGAWETRQHNPNPQPQSTRGSGYVEVRLLGNRAGHYVVDGRIKGETVTFMVDTGATQVAIPQRLAQRLDLPRGLPVTLDTANGRSEGWRTRLPSLQLGDIRLTDVPALVAPGMEGDEVLLGMSALRQLDFTQQDGTLVLRQRSTP is encoded by the coding sequence ATGAGCGACGCGGTGCCGGGGCGGCGGATCGGCAAGATCATGATGTTCCTCGCCTGGGGCGCGGGCATCCTGCTCGCCACCCACTATTTCGGCGCCTGGGAAACTCGCCAGCACAACCCCAATCCACAACCGCAGTCGACCCGCGGCAGCGGTTACGTGGAAGTGCGCCTGCTTGGCAATCGCGCCGGACACTACGTGGTCGACGGGCGGATCAAGGGCGAGACGGTAACCTTCATGGTCGATACCGGTGCCACCCAGGTGGCCATTCCGCAGCGGCTGGCCCAGCGCCTGGACCTGCCGCGCGGCCTGCCGGTCACCCTGGACACCGCCAACGGCCGCAGCGAGGGCTGGCGCACGCGCCTGCCCAGCCTGCAGCTTGGCGACATCCGCCTGACCGATGTGCCGGCGCTGGTCGCGCCGGGCATGGAAGGCGACGAGGTGCTGCTCGGCATGAGCGCACTCAGACAACTGGATTTCACCCAGCAGGACGGCACCCTGGTGCTGCGCCAGCGATCTACACCGTGA
- a CDS encoding esterase-like activity of phytase family protein has protein sequence MRWLLAAFGLFAGLAGAVEATRPAAPSAAPVTLQFVAEHPVEGMPSGNLSGLAMCGGEMWTVSDRDDDRIYRLLIDEQPGKAWQATAEPFVVPGVPDSGLSWGARARVSVGGLLRGGAMDFEGISCDQAGNRYVVSEAYAAVLLLPATGEPTWLPLPQSLLRQARASGLLMEFNALYEGIAVSADGKELWLAAERQRRGLLKVRNENGTWKCDGNCVMLSEGGTALPPPELGAERALPIDFSDLVLYKDKLFTLERLAHQICRRDAKTGAQEQCWSVAAGMLAPERRYDLPYGVAEALILDDKGAWIGLDNGEHARADGDGRPYVLRFAAPAGGWLGGK, from the coding sequence ATGCGCTGGCTGCTGGCCGCCTTCGGCCTGTTCGCCGGCCTGGCTGGCGCCGTCGAGGCAACCAGGCCCGCGGCCCCCTCCGCTGCGCCGGTCACTTTGCAGTTCGTCGCCGAGCATCCCGTCGAAGGCATGCCCAGCGGGAACCTGTCCGGCCTGGCAATGTGCGGCGGCGAAATGTGGACAGTGTCCGACCGTGATGACGACCGCATCTACCGCCTGCTGATCGACGAGCAGCCGGGCAAGGCCTGGCAAGCCACCGCCGAACCTTTCGTGGTGCCTGGTGTGCCGGACAGCGGCCTGTCCTGGGGCGCCCGTGCGCGGGTGAGCGTCGGCGGCCTGCTGCGCGGTGGCGCGATGGATTTCGAAGGCATCAGCTGCGACCAGGCCGGTAACCGCTACGTGGTCAGCGAAGCCTATGCCGCCGTCCTGCTGCTGCCGGCCACCGGCGAGCCGACCTGGCTGCCGTTGCCCCAGAGCCTGCTGCGCCAGGCGCGCGCCAGCGGGCTGCTGATGGAATTCAATGCGCTCTACGAAGGCATCGCCGTGAGCGCCGATGGCAAGGAACTGTGGCTGGCCGCCGAGCGCCAGCGCCGCGGCCTGCTGAAGGTGCGCAACGAGAATGGCACGTGGAAGTGCGACGGCAACTGCGTGATGCTCAGCGAAGGCGGTACGGCGTTGCCGCCCCCGGAGCTGGGCGCTGAACGCGCGCTACCGATCGATTTCTCCGACCTCGTGCTCTACAAGGACAAGCTGTTCACCCTCGAGCGCCTGGCGCATCAGATCTGCCGCCGCGACGCGAAGACTGGCGCGCAGGAGCAATGCTGGTCCGTCGCCGCCGGCATGCTCGCCCCGGAGCGACGCTACGACCTGCCATACGGCGTGGCCGAAGCGCTGATCCTCGACGACAAGGGCGCCTGGATCGGCCTGGACAATGGCGAGCACGCCCGCGCCGATGGTGACGGGCGTCCCTACGTGCTGCGCTTCGCGGCGCCGGCCGGTGGCTGGCTCGGTGGCAAATGA
- the parC gene encoding DNA topoisomerase IV subunit A translates to MSETLDLSLEGVERRSLADFTEQAYLNYSMYVIMDRALPHIGDGLKPVQRRIIYAMSELGLDADSKHKKSARTVGDVLGKYHPHGDSACYEAMVLMAQPFSYRYPLVDGQGNWGAPDDPKSFAAMRYTEARLSRYAETLLSELGQGTADWVPNFDGTMDEPAVLPARLPNLLLNGTTGIAVGMATDIPPHNLREVAAACIRLLDEPNATVGDLIEHVQGPDFPTEAEIITPRADLQKIYETGRGSVRMRAVYRVEDGDIVVTALPHQVSGAKVLEQIAGQMQAKKLPMVADLRDESDHENPTRIVIIPRSNRVDAEELMTHLFATTDLESSYRVNMNVIGLDGKPQVKDLRQVLSEWLTYRTDTVRRRLQFRLDKVEKRLHLLEGLLVAFLNLDEVIHIIRTEDQPKPVLMQRFELSELQADYILDTRLRQLARLEEMKIRGEQDELAKERAKLLSILGSPAKLRKLVRDELIADAETYGDDRRSPIVARAEARALSETELMPTEPVTVVLSEKGWVRCAKGHDIDATGLSYKAGDGFKVSAPGRSNQYAVFIDSTGRSYSLAAHSLPSARGQGEPLTGRLTPPPGASFDRVLLPEDSALYVLASDAGYGFVAKGEDMQAKNKAGKALLSLPNGAQVMAPRPVNDLEQDWIAAVTTEGRLLLFKVSDLPQLAKGKGNKIISVPGDRVASREEYLTDLAVLPTGATLVLQAGKRTLSLKGDDLEHYKGERGRRGNKLPRGFQRVDALLVESLSQD, encoded by the coding sequence ATGAGCGAAACCCTCGATCTGAGTCTGGAGGGCGTGGAGCGCCGGTCACTGGCCGACTTCACCGAACAGGCTTACCTGAACTATTCCATGTACGTGATCATGGACCGAGCCCTGCCGCATATCGGCGACGGCCTCAAGCCCGTACAGCGGCGCATCATCTACGCCATGAGCGAGTTGGGCCTGGATGCGGACTCCAAGCACAAGAAATCGGCGCGTACCGTCGGTGACGTGTTGGGTAAGTACCATCCCCACGGCGACTCGGCGTGCTACGAAGCCATGGTGCTGATGGCCCAGCCGTTCTCCTACCGCTACCCGCTGGTGGACGGCCAGGGCAACTGGGGTGCGCCGGACGATCCCAAGTCCTTCGCCGCCATGCGTTACACCGAGGCCCGCCTGTCGCGCTATGCCGAAACGCTGCTGTCCGAGCTGGGCCAAGGCACCGCGGACTGGGTGCCGAACTTCGACGGCACCATGGACGAGCCGGCCGTGCTGCCGGCGCGCCTGCCCAACCTGCTGCTCAATGGCACCACCGGCATCGCCGTGGGCATGGCCACCGATATTCCGCCGCACAACCTGCGCGAAGTGGCTGCCGCCTGTATCCGTCTGCTGGATGAGCCCAACGCCACCGTTGGCGACCTGATCGAGCACGTGCAGGGCCCGGATTTCCCCACCGAGGCGGAAATCATCACCCCGCGCGCCGACCTGCAGAAGATCTACGAAACCGGCCGTGGCTCGGTGCGCATGCGCGCCGTTTACCGCGTCGAAGACGGTGACATCGTGGTCACCGCGCTGCCGCACCAGGTCTCCGGGGCCAAGGTGCTGGAGCAGATCGCAGGGCAAATGCAGGCCAAGAAGCTGCCGATGGTGGCCGACCTGCGCGACGAGTCGGACCACGAGAACCCGACCCGCATCGTCATCATTCCGCGCTCCAATCGCGTGGATGCCGAAGAGCTGATGACCCACCTGTTCGCCACCACCGACCTGGAAAGCTCGTACCGGGTGAACATGAACGTCATCGGCCTGGACGGCAAACCGCAGGTGAAAGACCTGCGCCAGGTGCTCAGCGAGTGGCTGACCTACCGCACCGACACCGTGCGCCGCCGCCTGCAGTTCCGCCTGGACAAGGTCGAGAAGCGCCTGCACCTGTTGGAAGGCTTGCTGGTCGCCTTCCTCAACCTCGACGAAGTCATCCACATCATCCGCACCGAGGACCAGCCCAAGCCAGTCCTCATGCAGCGCTTCGAGCTCTCCGAGCTGCAGGCCGACTACATCCTCGACACCCGCCTGCGTCAGCTGGCGCGCCTGGAAGAGATGAAGATCCGTGGCGAGCAGGACGAGCTGGCCAAGGAGCGCGCCAAGCTGCTGTCGATCCTCGGTTCCCCCGCCAAGCTGCGCAAGCTGGTGCGCGATGAGCTGATCGCCGACGCGGAGACCTACGGCGATGACCGCCGTTCGCCCATCGTCGCCCGCGCCGAAGCCCGCGCGCTGTCGGAAACCGAGCTGATGCCGACCGAGCCGGTGACTGTGGTGCTGTCGGAGAAGGGTTGGGTGCGTTGCGCCAAGGGCCATGACATCGACGCCACCGGCCTGTCGTACAAGGCCGGTGATGGCTTCAAGGTGTCCGCGCCGGGACGCTCGAACCAGTATGCGGTGTTCATCGATTCCACCGGCCGCAGTTACTCGCTGGCCGCTCATAGCCTGCCGTCGGCCCGTGGCCAGGGCGAGCCGCTGACCGGCCGCCTGACGCCGCCGCCGGGCGCGTCCTTCGACCGCGTGCTGCTGCCTGAGGACAGCGCGCTGTACGTACTGGCCTCCGACGCCGGCTACGGTTTCGTCGCCAAGGGCGAGGACATGCAGGCCAAGAACAAGGCTGGCAAGGCGCTGCTCAGCCTGCCCAATGGTGCGCAGGTCATGGCGCCGCGGCCGGTCAACGACCTGGAGCAGGACTGGATCGCCGCCGTCACCACCGAGGGCCGACTGCTGCTGTTCAAGGTCTCCGATCTTCCGCAGCTGGCCAAGGGCAAGGGCAACAAGATCATCAGCG